In Lotus japonicus ecotype B-129 chromosome 5, LjGifu_v1.2, one genomic interval encodes:
- the LOC130720236 gene encoding zinc finger CCCH domain-containing protein 15: MQMHNKNACSPSSNGGGFRTATTAGSFASMYDYEKLPSLSGNSSGASLYPYTGSAAQYDSCFIQKQQDMVNRHNMCLTRLLETSKEVEALQQENGQLRAVNNELQKQLDQIVIQASLENRFGGVGGGCGGSAGQTPPSAAFEHLAHAFRSFQIGDGKENCADWNTNNINNMNDKEMQEVSDHASPTSVIESNNGNVEVERYSLPKSISVRSNGYLKLAQPVPPAATTNNACRPKNATRPRASSTPSDTVQKVYVRGGKKEEEPLEMVVYNQGMFKTELCNKWQETGACPYGDHCQFAHGIGELRPVIRHPRYKTEVCRMVLSGVVCPYGHRCHFRHALTEQEKAVSQSKPRTTKMER; encoded by the exons ATGCAAATGCATAACAAGAACGCTTGCTCACCGTCCTCCAACGGCGGTGGATTCcgcaccgccaccaccgccggCTCCTTCGCTTCCATGTACGACTACGAGAAGCTCCCGTCGCTGTCAGGAAACTCCAGCGGCGCTTCGCTTTACCCGTACACCGGCTCTGCTGCTCAGTACGACTCTTGCTTCATCCAGAAGCAGCAGGACATGGTGAATCGCCACAACATGTGCCTCACTCGCCTCCTGGAAACTTCGAAGGAGGTTGAGGCTCTGCAACAAGAGAACGGCCAGCTCCGTGCCGTGAACAACGAGTTGCAGAAGCAGTTGGATCAGATCGTCATTCAGGCCTCGCTGGAGAATCGATTTGGAGGAGTCGGCGGTGGTTGTGGCGGCTCTGCCGGCCAGACGCCGCCGTCGGCGGCGTTTGAGCATCTCGCACATGCGTTCCGTAGCTTCCAAATTGGGGATGGGAAAGAGAACTGCGCTGATTGGAATACCAACAATATCAACAATATGAATGATAAGGAGATGCAGGAGGTTTCAGATCACGCGAGTCCAACGAGCGTGATTGAGAGTAACAATGGTAATGTTGAAGTGGAGAGGTACTCGCTGCCGAAGAGCATCTCTGTTAGGTCTAATGGCTACTTGAAGTTGGCTCAGCCTGTGCCTCCGGCGGCCACCACCAATAATGCTTGCCGCCCCAAGAATGCTACTCGCCCACGCGCCTCCTCCACTCCCTCTGATACTGTT CAAAAGGTGTATGTGCGTGGAGGGAAGAAAGAGGAAGAGCCTCTGGAGATGGTAGTGTATAACCAGGGGATGTTCAAGACTGAGCTGTGCAACAAATGGCAGGAAACTGGTGCATGCCCATATGGAGATCACTGCCAATTTGCTCATGGGATTGGGGAGCTTCGCCCAGTGATCCGCCACCCACGCTATAAAACAGAGGTCTGCAGGATGGTGCTGTCTGGGGTTGTGTGCCCATATGGCCATAGGTGCCATTTCCGCCACGCACTTACTGAACAAGAGAAAGCTGTTTCACAGTCTAAGCCCAGAACAACCaaaatggaaagatga
- the LOC130720579 gene encoding B3 domain-containing protein At2g33720-like encodes MNNLGDETEFCQRKRKSPSSEGSTSRRRFSSNNNNEKDGVSTTLKLYDDPWKIKKTLMASDLGILSRLLLAADLVKKQILPMLGVHQARAAETEQGSQVRVWDVDTESMRQLVLKRWSSSKSYVLIGKWSQDFVRRRELKKGDEIGFYWDPYNCAFNFCVLKRARSLGLDHLMSHDDTIVKRN; translated from the coding sequence ATGAACAACCTTGGAGATGAAACAGAGTTTTgtcagaggaagaggaaatcTCCAAGCTCTGAAGGTTCCACTTCAAGGAGAAGAttcagcagcaacaacaacaatgaaAAAGATGGAGTCTCCACCACATTGAAGCTTTACGACGACCCTTGGAAGATCAAGAAGACGTTGATGGCGAGTGATTTAGGAATCTTGAGCAGACTCTTGTTGGCTGCAGATTTAGTGAAGAAGCAGATTTTGCCTATGTTGGGTGTTCATCAAGCAAGAGCTGCAGAGACTGAACAAGGTTCCCAAGTTAGAGTTTGGGACGTGGACACAGAATCTATGCGCCAATTAGTTCTCAAGCGTTGGTCCTCTTCCAAAAGCTATGTTCTTATTGGAAAGTGGAGCCAAGATTTCGTGAGAAGAAGAGAGTTGAAGAAAGGGGATGAGATTGGATTCTATTGGGACCCTTATAATTGCGCTTTCAATTTTTGTGTTCTTAAACGCGCTAGGTCACTCGGATTAGATCATCTTATGTCACATGACGACACCATTGTCAAGAGAAACTAA
- the LOC130721015 gene encoding uncharacterized protein LOC130721015 isoform X1, with amino-acid sequence MMDEPEELEPLFDYSRVQPLNNFVCLDADDEDEDVTCAAKKRKSSKPVENEKKETNVKGVEVVDIEDDDWLPPPPKVVSKAQRSIDEDSIVKKLRLKKQELVSFAESAEDLLKSVEESANLESSNSCESSTDSVSDKAQKPSERAKILISVQDKDGTKQIRMFMDDTFERIVKTYAEKIKCDLKQIVLSFDGDKISLSETPASLGMEDDDIIEVHVK; translated from the exons ATGATG GATGAACCCGAAGAACTCGAGCCCTTGTTTGATTACAGTCGCGTGCAACCCCTCAACAATTTCGTCTGTCTCGACG CAGATGACGAAGATGAGGATGTGACTTGTGCTGCTAAGAAGAGGAAGAGTTCTAAGCCT GTTGAGAATGAGAAGAAGGAAACCAATGTGAAAGGGGTGGAAGTTGTGGAcattgaggatgatgattggTTGCCTCCCCCGCCGAAAGTCGTCAGTAAAGCTCAGAGATCCATTGATGAGGATTCAATTGTCAAGAAATTGAG ATTGAAGAAGCAGGAGCTTGTTTCTTTTGCTGAATCAGCTGAAGATTTGTtaaagagtgttgaggagtctGCAAATTTGGAAAGTAGTAATTCATGTGAGTCTTCCACGGACAGTGTAAGTGACAAAGCTCAAAAACCTTCTGAAAGAGCAAAGATTCTCATCTCTGTCCAAGACAAGGATGGAACAAAGCAGATTCGTATGTTCATG GATGATACATTTGAAAGGATTGTTAAAACGTATGCTGAGAAAATAAAGTGTGACCTGAAACAGATTGTATTGTCCTTTGATGGTGATAAAATAAGTCTGTCTGAAACCCCTGCTAGCCTTGGgatggaagatgatgatatAATTGAAGTTCATGTGAAGTGA
- the LOC130718244 gene encoding amino-acid permease BAT1 homolog isoform X2, which produces MAHSLKMKLLLISRFNIVGQWAVTTSVDFSLAQLIQVIILLSTGGKNGGGYEANKYVTIAFHAGLLVLHGIINSLPISWLSFLGQLAAIWNVLGVFVLMIAIPSVATERASAKFVFTHFNTDNGEGINSKPYIFLLGLLMSQYTLTGYDASAHMTEETKDADRNGPKGIISSVGISIIVGWGYILGITFAVTDIPYLLNENNDAGGYAIAEIFYMAFKRRYGHGIGGIICLAIVAVAIFFCGMSSVTSNSRMVYAFSRDGAMPLSSLWHKVNKQEVPIYAVWLSVLISFCMALTSLGSMVAFQAMVSIATIGLYIAYALPIFFRVTLAQKRFVPGPFNLGRYGVIVGWIAVLWVVTISILFSLPVSYPITIETLNYTPVAVGCLLILVVSYWIISGRRWFKGPVTNIQVKL; this is translated from the exons ATGGCACATAGCTTGAAAATGAAGTTATTGCTAATCAGCAG GTTCAATATTGTGGGGCAG TGGGCTGTGACAACAAGCGTGGATTTTTCACTTGCACAACTGATTCAGGTTATCATTCTCCTTAGTACTGGTGGGAAAAATGGTGGTGGATATGAAGCAAATAAATATGTAACTATTGCTTTCCATGCCGGACTTTTAGTCCTACATGGGATAATAAACAGCCTTCCAATTTCATGGTTATCATTCTTAGGGCAGTTGGCGGCTATCTGGAATGTTTTAG GTGTTTTTGTGCTTATGATTGCCATTCCATCGGTTGCAACGGAAAGGGCTAGtgccaagtttgttttcactcATTTCAATACTGATAACGGTGAAGGAATCAACAGCAAACCCTACATATTTCTCTTGGGGCTTCTAATGAGTCAATATACCCTAACCGGGTATGATGCATCAGCTCATATG ACAGAGGAAACCAAAGATGCTGATAGAAATGGACCAAAAGGCATTATAAGCTCTGTTGGAATATCTATTATTGTTGGATGGGGGTACATACTAGGCATTACTTTCGCAGTCACTGACATCCCATACCTTTTGAATGAAAATAATGATGCTGGTGGATATGCCATAGCTGAAATATTTTATATGGCATTTAAGAGAAGATATGGCCATGGAATTGGGGGTATTATTTGCTTGGCAATTGTTGCTGTTGCCATCTTTTTCTGTGGTATGAGTTCAGTTACTAGCAATTCAAG GATGGTTTATGCTTTCTCAAGAGATGGGGCAATGCCACTGTCATCATTGTGGCATAAAGTTAACAAGCAAGAGGTCCCCATATATGCTGTTTGGCTTTCCGTTTTGATATCATTTTGCATGGCACTAACG TCTCTTGGAAGCATGGTGGCATTTCAAGCTATGGTCTCCATAGCAACGATTGGCCTTTACATTGCTTATGCCTTACCAATCTTCTTCAGGGTGACCTTGGCACAAAAACGTTTTGTCCCGGGACCTTTCAACTTGGGTCGTTATGGCGTCATTGTAGGCTGGATTGCGGTTCTTTGGGTGGTGACCATCTCCATCCTCTTCTCATTGCCTGTTTCCTACCCAATAACCATTGAGACACTTAACTATACCCCTGTTGCTGTTGGATGCTTGCTCATTCTTGTAGTTTCTTACTGGATAATCAGTGGTCGGCGTTGGTTTAAAGGCCCTGTAACCAATATACAAGTGAAGTTGTGA
- the LOC130718244 gene encoding amino-acid permease BAT1 homolog isoform X1 has protein sequence MGPPPLDSGHARLHELGYKQELKRDLSVLANFAFSFSIISVLTGVTTLYNSGLTYGGPASLVYGWLIASAFTMLVALSMAEICSSYPTSGGLYYWSAKLAGPGWAPFASWITGWFNIVGQWAVTTSVDFSLAQLIQVIILLSTGGKNGGGYEANKYVTIAFHAGLLVLHGIINSLPISWLSFLGQLAAIWNVLGVFVLMIAIPSVATERASAKFVFTHFNTDNGEGINSKPYIFLLGLLMSQYTLTGYDASAHMTEETKDADRNGPKGIISSVGISIIVGWGYILGITFAVTDIPYLLNENNDAGGYAIAEIFYMAFKRRYGHGIGGIICLAIVAVAIFFCGMSSVTSNSRMVYAFSRDGAMPLSSLWHKVNKQEVPIYAVWLSVLISFCMALTSLGSMVAFQAMVSIATIGLYIAYALPIFFRVTLAQKRFVPGPFNLGRYGVIVGWIAVLWVVTISILFSLPVSYPITIETLNYTPVAVGCLLILVVSYWIISGRRWFKGPVTNIQVKL, from the exons ATGGGCCCTCCTCCTCTTGATTCCGGCCATGCCCGTCTTCACGAACTCGGTTACAAACAAGAACTCAAGCGTGACCTCTC GGTCCTTGCAAATTTTGCATTTTCGTTCTCCATCATATCAGTGCTCACCGGAGTAACCACCCTTTACAACTCCGGCTTGACCTACGGTGGCCCTGCTTCATTGGTATATGGCTGGCTTATTGCCTCTGCTTTCACCATGCTTGTTGCCCTGTCAATGGCTGAGATTTGTTCATCTTATCCAACATCTGGTGGTCTTTACTATTGGAGTGCCAAGCTTGCTGGACCTGGATGGGCACCCTTTGCTTCCTGGATTACTGGCTG GTTCAATATTGTGGGGCAG TGGGCTGTGACAACAAGCGTGGATTTTTCACTTGCACAACTGATTCAGGTTATCATTCTCCTTAGTACTGGTGGGAAAAATGGTGGTGGATATGAAGCAAATAAATATGTAACTATTGCTTTCCATGCCGGACTTTTAGTCCTACATGGGATAATAAACAGCCTTCCAATTTCATGGTTATCATTCTTAGGGCAGTTGGCGGCTATCTGGAATGTTTTAG GTGTTTTTGTGCTTATGATTGCCATTCCATCGGTTGCAACGGAAAGGGCTAGtgccaagtttgttttcactcATTTCAATACTGATAACGGTGAAGGAATCAACAGCAAACCCTACATATTTCTCTTGGGGCTTCTAATGAGTCAATATACCCTAACCGGGTATGATGCATCAGCTCATATG ACAGAGGAAACCAAAGATGCTGATAGAAATGGACCAAAAGGCATTATAAGCTCTGTTGGAATATCTATTATTGTTGGATGGGGGTACATACTAGGCATTACTTTCGCAGTCACTGACATCCCATACCTTTTGAATGAAAATAATGATGCTGGTGGATATGCCATAGCTGAAATATTTTATATGGCATTTAAGAGAAGATATGGCCATGGAATTGGGGGTATTATTTGCTTGGCAATTGTTGCTGTTGCCATCTTTTTCTGTGGTATGAGTTCAGTTACTAGCAATTCAAG GATGGTTTATGCTTTCTCAAGAGATGGGGCAATGCCACTGTCATCATTGTGGCATAAAGTTAACAAGCAAGAGGTCCCCATATATGCTGTTTGGCTTTCCGTTTTGATATCATTTTGCATGGCACTAACG TCTCTTGGAAGCATGGTGGCATTTCAAGCTATGGTCTCCATAGCAACGATTGGCCTTTACATTGCTTATGCCTTACCAATCTTCTTCAGGGTGACCTTGGCACAAAAACGTTTTGTCCCGGGACCTTTCAACTTGGGTCGTTATGGCGTCATTGTAGGCTGGATTGCGGTTCTTTGGGTGGTGACCATCTCCATCCTCTTCTCATTGCCTGTTTCCTACCCAATAACCATTGAGACACTTAACTATACCCCTGTTGCTGTTGGATGCTTGCTCATTCTTGTAGTTTCTTACTGGATAATCAGTGGTCGGCGTTGGTTTAAAGGCCCTGTAACCAATATACAAGTGAAGTTGTGA
- the LOC130721246 gene encoding putative zinc finger protein At1g68190 — protein sequence MEKVCEFCSALRPLVYCKSDEAYLCLSCDAKVHLANALSGRHLRTLVCNSCRYHLAYVRCLEHKMLICRDCDQKMHDVSLPHHRRPIRSFMGFPSARDFAALWGFELNEIENSANQDQFASSSSVSAHLNVVQVSGKPDIRTRGGLSSQHDKVLYCDQERRAILQQIVDLKRFQLNEESGHSAKINGLREKDLSPSVYHTQKKLDDKFNQQAQNSQDLATNLLRTGSSHAEMNPETFSSTFSELDSLSSSSVIELPLHGELFWTSRIPLQNNQLWSQNIQDLGICEELVCQDDFNIPDVDLTFQNFEELFGGDQDPIRVMHGDEDVSFSSLEKDMSVDKSDIFNTSAMEDSSAAASVTISHSDHENKDMNPLNQYNLRSRDHAHTIRPFQSTISLSDLRFSAESNHSDRNDSALSPYSEGKDYFGN from the exons ATGGAAAAGGTTTGTGAATTCTGCTCAGCTTTGAGGCCCCTTGTTTACTGTAAGTCTGATGAAGCATATCTTTGTCTGTCCTGCGATGCGAAGGTCCATTTGGCAAATGCATTGTCCGGCCGACACCTCCGGACCCTTGTGTGTAACTCGTGCAGATACCATCTTGCTTATGTTCGGTGCTTGGAGCACAAAATGTTAATCTGTCGAGACTGTGATCAAAAGATGCATGATGTTTCTTTACCGCATCATAGGCGACCTATCAGATCTTTTATGGGTTTCCCTTCTGCCAGAGACTTTGCAGCACTCTGGGGTTTTGAATTGAATGAGATTGAAAACAGTGCCAATCAGGACCAGTTTGCATCTAGTTCTTCTGTTTCTGCACATTTGAATGTTGTACAAGTTTCAGGAAAGCCTGACATTCGAACAAGGGGGGGCTTAAGCAGTCAACATGACAAG GTATTGTACTGTGATCAAGAGCGACGAGCTATTTTGCAGCAGATTGTTGATTTAAAACGGTTTCAGCTAAATGAGGAGAGTGGCCATTCTGCAAAGATAAATGGGTTAAGAGAAAAAGACTTGTCTCCTTCCGTATATCATACTCAAAAGAAATTAGATGACAAGTTCAATCAGCAAGCACAAAATTCCCAGGATCTTGCTACTAATCTTCTTCGAACAGGCAGTTCCCATGCAGAGATGAATCCTGAAACTTTCTCTTCTACGTTTTCTGAACTTGATAGtttgtcttcatcttcagttaTAGAGCTTCCCTTGCATGGAGAGTTGTTTTGGACATCGAGAATTCCACTTCAAAATAATCAG TTGTGGTCTCAAAATATTCAAGACCTTGGGATATGTGAAGAACTTGTTTGTCAGGATGATTTTAACATACCTGATGTTGACTTAACCTTCCAAAACTTTGAGGAACTATTTGGAGGAGATCAAGACCCAATTAGAGTAATGCATGGTGATGAAGATGTCTCCTTCTCTTCTTTAGAGAAGGATATGTCAGTCGATAAGTCAGATATCTTCAATACAAGTGCAATGGAG GACTCTTCGGCAGCTGCATCCGTTACTATTTCGCACTCTGATCATGAGAACAAGGATATGAATCCTCTCAACCAGTACAATCTAAGAAGCAGGGATCATGCACATACAATTCGGCCTTTTCAGTCAACTATATCACTCTCCGATTTGAGATTCAGTGCTGAAAGTAATCACAGTGATCGCAATGACAGCGCCCTTTCTCCCTACAGTGAAGGGAAAGACTATTTTGGAAATTAA
- the LOC130718113 gene encoding transcription initiation factor TFIID subunit 8 has product MSPMQNSSTAKSKSKVTRRGKGKRKRFLGEPNDQVADTPSEFSFAKAKIAVAQICQSVGYKRSEYDALETLTDVSVRYIQAIARSAASFANASNRTDSNLFDLINGIHDLCSVKGFPGGSAMHKSNLLGSKALKEIMNSVNLSKAAPSTKPIPLKNTSGSQNPKLTIDSGTSICRFKKAKIQYLHIPSWLPDFPKENLYNSRDQVLVKERKCGEKLWEHSLAAEDCSGTVEENICVLQANGITEKEEKGTRMELAKGRGRDRVKFKLGRGEEKQIGLGMNMMNGVCKGGKRVSWKNDSMVEENEDERWAFKRKVKVA; this is encoded by the coding sequence ATGAGCCCTATGCAAAACAGCAGTACCGCAAAATCCAAATCAAAAGTGACCCGAAGGGGTAAAGGCAAAAGGAAGAGATTTCTAGGAGAACCTAATGATCAAGTTGCAGATACCCCATCAGAATTCTCATTTGCTAAAGCCAAAATTGCAGTTGCGCAGATCTGCCAGTCAGTTGGCTACAAACGCTCTGAATATGATGCTCTTGAAACCTTGACTGATGTTTCTGTGAGATATATCCAAGCCATTGCGAGATCAGCTGCCTCCTTTGCTAATGCTTCCAATCGTACCGACTCCAACCTCTTTGACCTCATCAATGGCATTCATGATCTGTGCTCAGTTAAAGGATTTCCTGGTGGTTCAGCAATGCACAAAAGTAATCTGCTGGGTTCCAAAGCTCTAAAAGAGATTATGAATTCTGTCAACCTCTCTAAGGCAGCACCCTCTACCAAACCAATTCCATTGAAAAACACTTCTGGAAGCCAAAATCCAAAGCTAACCATTGATTCTGGCACATCAATTTGTCGCTTCAAGAAAGCAAAAATACAATATTTGCACATACCAAGTTGGCTCCCAGATTTTCCTAAGGAAAACCTATATAATAGTCGTGATCAGGTTTTGGTTAAGGAGAGGAAATGCGGTGAGAAATTGTGGGAGCATTCACTTGCTGCGGAAGATTGCAGTGGTACTGTGGAGGAAAACATTTGTGTATTGCAGGCCAATGGCATCactgaaaaagaagagaaaggcACCAGGATGGAGTTAGCAAAGGGAAGAGGAAGAGACAGAGTCAAGTTTAAACTCGGAAGGGGGGAAGAGAAGCAGATTGGATTGGGAATGAATATGATGAATGGGGTTTGTAAAGGAGGGAAACGAGTGTCATGGAAAAATGATTCTATGGTTgaggaaaatgaagatgaaaggTGGGCTTTTAAGAGAAAGGTTAAGGTAGCATAG
- the LOC130721015 gene encoding uncharacterized protein LOC130721015 isoform X2, with translation MMDEPEELEPLFDYSRVQPLNNFVCLDDDEDEDVTCAAKKRKSSKPVENEKKETNVKGVEVVDIEDDDWLPPPPKVVSKAQRSIDEDSIVKKLRLKKQELVSFAESAEDLLKSVEESANLESSNSCESSTDSVSDKAQKPSERAKILISVQDKDGTKQIRMFMDDTFERIVKTYAEKIKCDLKQIVLSFDGDKISLSETPASLGMEDDDIIEVHVK, from the exons ATGATG GATGAACCCGAAGAACTCGAGCCCTTGTTTGATTACAGTCGCGTGCAACCCCTCAACAATTTCGTCTGTCTCGACG ATGACGAAGATGAGGATGTGACTTGTGCTGCTAAGAAGAGGAAGAGTTCTAAGCCT GTTGAGAATGAGAAGAAGGAAACCAATGTGAAAGGGGTGGAAGTTGTGGAcattgaggatgatgattggTTGCCTCCCCCGCCGAAAGTCGTCAGTAAAGCTCAGAGATCCATTGATGAGGATTCAATTGTCAAGAAATTGAG ATTGAAGAAGCAGGAGCTTGTTTCTTTTGCTGAATCAGCTGAAGATTTGTtaaagagtgttgaggagtctGCAAATTTGGAAAGTAGTAATTCATGTGAGTCTTCCACGGACAGTGTAAGTGACAAAGCTCAAAAACCTTCTGAAAGAGCAAAGATTCTCATCTCTGTCCAAGACAAGGATGGAACAAAGCAGATTCGTATGTTCATG GATGATACATTTGAAAGGATTGTTAAAACGTATGCTGAGAAAATAAAGTGTGACCTGAAACAGATTGTATTGTCCTTTGATGGTGATAAAATAAGTCTGTCTGAAACCCCTGCTAGCCTTGGgatggaagatgatgatatAATTGAAGTTCATGTGAAGTGA
- the LOC130718112 gene encoding amino-acid permease BAT1 homolog: MDSAKENMTLPSHVLANGDTSLDSGHARLVELGYKQELKRDLSVIANFSLSFSILSVLTGVTTLYNTGLNYGGTVSFVYGWLLASAFTMLVALSMAEICSSYPTSGGLYYWSAKLAGPEWAPFASWITGWFNIVGQWAGTTSVDFSLAQLIQVIILLSTGGKNGGGYMASKYVVIAIHGGILILHGIINSLPISVISFLGQLGAIWNALGVFVLMILIPSVATERASAKFVFTHFNAANGDGIHSRPYIFLLGLLMSQYTLAGYDASAHMTEETKGADRNGAKGIISSVGISIIVGWGYILGITFAVTDIPYLLSENNDAGGYAIAQMFYLAFQRRYGNGIGGIICLAIVAVAIFFCGMGLVTSNSRMAYAFSRDGAMPLSSLWHKVNKQEVPVYAVWLSVFISFCMALTSLVSMVAFQAMVSISVIVLYIAYGLPIFFRVTLAQKRFVPGPFNLGSYGVIVGWIAVLWVVTISILFSLPVSYPVTIETLNYTPIALGCLLILVISHWIMSGRHWFKGPITNVKN, from the exons TTCACTTGATTCTGGGCATGCCCGTCTTGTTGAACTTGGTTACAAACAAGAGCTCAAGCGTGATCTTTC GGTCATTGCAAATTTCTCCCTTTCATTCTCTATTTTATCAGTGCTTACTGGAGTAACCACCCTTTACAACACCGGGTTGAACTATGGTGGAACTGTTTCTTTCGTGTATGGCTGGCTTCTAGCTTCTGCATTCACCATGCTTGTTGCACTGTCAATGGCTGAGATTTGCTCATCTTATCCAACATCTGGTGGTCTTTACTATTGGAGTGCCAAGCTTGCTGGCCCTGAATGGGCACCTTTTGCTTCCTGGATTACTGGCTG GTTCAACATTGTTGGCCAG TGGGCAGGGACTACAAGTGTAGATTTTTCACTTGCACAACTAATTCAGGTTATCATTCTTCTCAGCACTGGTGGGAAAAATGGTGGTGGATACATGGCTTCTAAATATGTAGTTATTGCTATCCATGGTGGGATTTTGATCCTGCATGGTATAATAAACAGTCTTCCTATTTCTGTGATATCATTCTTAGGACAGTTGGGTGCTATCTGGAATGCTTTAG GTGTTTTTGTACTTATGATTCTGATTCCATCTGTTGCAACTGAAAGGGCCAGTGCCAAGTTTGTTTTTACTCATTTCAATGCTGCTAATGGGGATGGAATCCACAGCAGACCCTATATCTTTCTCTTGGGACTTCTAATGAGTCAGTATACACTTGCTGGGTATGATGCATCAGCTCATATG ACAGAGGAAACCAAGGGTGCTGATAGAAATGGAGCAAAAGGAATTATCAGCTCTGTTGGGATATCTATTATTGTTGGATGGGGTTATATACTAGGCATTACCTTTGCAGTCACTGACATCCCTTACCTTTTGAGTGAAAATAATGATGCTGGTGGGTATGCTATTGCTCAAATGTTTTATCTGGCATTCCAGAGAAGATATGGTAATGGAATTGGGGGTATTATTTGTTTGGCAATAGTTGCTGTTGCCATATTTTTCTGTGGCATGGGTTTAGTTACCAGCAATTCAAG GATGGCTTATGCTTTCTCAAGAGATGGGGCCATGCCTCTATCATCATTATGGCATAAAGTTAACAAGCAAGAGGTCCCCGTATATGCAGTTTGGCTTTCCGTTTTCATATCATTTTGCATGGCACTAACG TCTCTTGTAAGCATGGTGGCATTTCAAGCTATGGTCTCCATATCAGTGATTGTCCTCTACATTGCTTATGGCCTTCCTATATTCTTCAGGGTGACCTTGGCACAAAAGCGATTTGTCCCAGGACCTTTCAACTTGGGTAGTTATGGGGTCATTGTTGGGTGGATTGCGGTTCTTTGGGTGGTGACCATCTCCATCCTCTTCTCATTGCCTGTTTCTTACCCAGTAACCATTGAGACGCTTAACTACACCCCAATTGCCCTTGGATGTTTGCTCATTCTTGTGATTTCTCACTGGATCATGAGTGGTCGCCATTGGTTTAAAGGCCCTATAACCAATGTAAAGAACTGA